A single region of the Vanacampus margaritifer isolate UIUO_Vmar chromosome 13, RoL_Vmar_1.0, whole genome shotgun sequence genome encodes:
- the LOC144062949 gene encoding uncharacterized protein LOC144062949, with amino-acid sequence MCKVTKLRELVKRKLDVAVEEIFALFEATIADYEEQFRRNKETSKQRLLEQIQAVIKPRVRPRRGVRVRHAGKDREDEVSSEEQEEPPAKRKKKAAGRTGLRSSQRKKTKAGGGCREDLQSTPDYLAPISDMDDMNSDGDSDYRDNAKEPLKINQKLKCSECGDLFAHKKDLDRHAKTHTGEKPLNSAVVRKPSNTVKSFTCSVCTKSFPSRDILIAHIKAHTQEKQSAAGSSSQQVTTQAGKHSKDLDSQPDLLAPVSDMDDITADSSDSDHGGNGEEPLETKKKLKCSECDEMFVHKGDLDRHATTHAGKKPLNSAGAPKPSVTVKTFDCSVCKKSFTSRGILISHIREHTEEKPVASTSQNVVTEGKHLHSQPGKLAPATKPSVTVKMFNCSVCKKIFTSRDILKSHMREHTEEKPKPVASTSQNVVTEGKNLHSQPDKSSAVTKSTSTIKYLTCSVCPKTFTSSDFLTSHMRQVHTEEKPVASTSQNVVTEGKNLPSQPEKSSAATKPSSAVKTVCSVCKKCFSSSDFLTSHMRVHTEEKPKPVASTSQNVVTEGKNLPSQPDKSSAATKPSDTAKTFDCSVFKKIFTSRDILTSHMRVHTEEKPKPKPVASTSQNVVTEGKNLPSQPDKSSAATKPSDTAKTFDCSVCKKIFTSRDILTSHMRVHTEAKPKPVVASTSQNVVTEGKNLPSQPDKSSAATKPSVTVKMFDCSLCKKSFASHDFLTSHMRQAHPQEKPVASTSSSPNVDVTNGENLHSQQGKSSPATQPSSAVKTCAGSFFKKSLASGDCLTSHMRVHAQEKPVASTSQQAVTEVKNLPSQSDKDDVTSDSSDTETEDNAKYASETNNKFKCSECSEVFVHQEDLDGHLGTHIGKKPPNSVGVTELFYTVNSFICAICMKIFMSNDALVTHMSIHTGKQESPSASSSKPVTVEVNGKHDLLSEPESLFAPLSYSDMTESSGDDPDGKSSVSLATTNTFEGEAHRNDESKERVKPFACSVCDKSYSKKGTFMRHVRVHGEEKSKAGEGSQACNKAADRLKTKKSKRHVKHLKCGHCQKGFGRISHLTKHLEEAHSLEKPFACQFCDEKFSFPEAMRMHVQDQHSQGAC; translated from the exons ATGTGTAAAGTCACAAAGCTAAGAGAATTGGTGAAGCGGAAGCTAGACGTAGCCGTCGAAGAGATATTCGCGCTGTTCGAGGCGACGATTGCGGATTACGAAGAACAATTCCGTCGAAACAAAGAGACGAGCAAGCAACGGCTTCTGGAGCAAATACAAGCTGTTATCAAACCTCGTGTTCGACCGCGAAGAG GTGTACGTGTACGGCATGCGGGGAAGGATAGAGAAGACGAGGTTTCCTCTGAGGAGCAGGAGGAGCCCCcggcaaaaagaaagaagaaggccGCGGGGAGGACGGGACTCAGGTCAAGTCAACGCAAGAAAACAAAAGCTGGTGGAGGATGCAGAGAAGATCTCCAGTCTACACCAGACTACTTGGCGCCAATATCTGACATGGATGACATGAATTCAGACGGTGACAGTGATTACCGTGACAATGCCAAGGAACCTTTGAAGATAAATCAGAAGCTGAAGTGCTCTGAATGTGGTGATCtgtttgctcacaaaaaagatttgGATAGACACGccaaaacacacactggagagaaacctttgaATTCTGCAGTGGTCAGGAAACCGTCAAATACTGTCAAATCTTTTACCTGTTCAGTTTGCACGAAAAGCTTCCCGAGTAGGGATATTCTCATAGCTCACATAAAAGCACACACCCAGGAGAAACAGTCGGCTGCCGGTAGCTCCAGTCAACAAGTGACAACACAAGCTGGTAAACACAGTAAAGATCTTGACTCACAACCAGACCTCTTGGCTCCAGTCTCTGATATGGACGACATCACAGCCGATTCTTCTGACTCTGATCACGGCGGTAACGGCGAAGAACCTTTGGAAACAAAGAAGAAGTTAAAGTGCTCggaatgtgatgaaatgtttgtCCACAAAGGAGATTTGGATAGACACGCGACAACACACGCTGGAAAGAAACCTTTGAATAGCGCAGGTGCCCCTAAACCATCCGTCACTGTGAAAACGTTCGATTGCTCAGTTTGTAAGAAAAGCTTCACAAGTAGAGGCATCCTCATATCACACATACGAGAACACACCGAGGAGAAACCGGTGGCCTCCACAAGTCAAAATGTGGTGACGGAAGGTAAACATCTTCACTCACAGCCTGGGAAGTTGGCTCCAGCCACTAAACCATCCGTCACTGTGAAAATGTTCAATTGCTCAGTTTGTAAGAAAATCTTCACGAGTAGAGACATTCTCAAGTCGCACATGCGAGAACACACCGAGGAGAAACCGAAACCGGTGGCCTCCACAAGTCAAAATGTGGTGACGGAAGGTAAAAATCTTCACTCCCAACCAGACAAGTCATCAGCAGTCACGAAATCAACCAGCACTATTAAATATCTCACCTGCTCAGTTTGTCCGAAAACCTTCACGAGTAGCGACTTTCTTACGTCGCACATGCGACAAGTACACACCGAGGAGAAACCGGTGGCCTCCACGAGTCAAAATGTGGTGACGGAAGGTAAAAATCTTCCTTCACAACCAGAGAAGTCATCAGCAGCCACTAAACCATCCAGCGCTGTTAAAACTGTCTGCTCAGTTTGTAAGAAATGCTTCTCGAGTAGCGACTTTCTTACGTCGCACATGCGAGTACACACCGAGGAGAAACCGAAACCGGTGGCCTCCACGAGTCAAAATGTGGTGACGGAAGGTAAAAATCTTCCTTCACAACCAGACAAGTCATCGGCAGCCACTAAACCATCCGACACTGCGAAAACGTTCGATTGCTCAGTTTTTAAGAAAATCTTCACGAGTAGAGACATTCTCACGTCGCACATGCGAGTACACACCGAGGAGAAACCGAAACCGAAACCGGTGGCCTCCACGAGTCAAAATGTGGTGACGGAAGGTAAAAATCTTCCTTCACAACCAGACAAGTCATCAGCAGCCACTAAACCATCCGACACTGCGAAAACGTTCGACTGCTCAGTTTGTAAGAAAATCTTCACGAGTAGAGACATTCTCACGTCGCACATGCGAGTACACACCGAGGCGAAACCGAAACCAGTGGTGGCCTCCACGAGTCAAAATGTGGTGACGGAAGGTAAAAATCTTCCTTCACAACCAGACAAGTCATCAGCAGCCACTAAACCATCCGTCACTGTGAAAATGTTCGATTGCTCACTTTGTAAGAAAAGCTTCGCGAGTCACGACTTTCTTACGTCGCACATGCGACAAGCACACCCCCAAGAGAAACCGGTGGCCTCCACTAGCTCAAGTCCAAATGTGGATGTGACAAACGGTGAAAATCTCCACTCACAACAAGGCAAGTCATCACCAGCCACTCAACCATCCAGCGCTGTGAAAACGTGCGCCGGctcattttttaagaaaagcttGGCGAGTGGCGACTGTCTTACGTCGCACATGCGAGTACACGCCCAAGAGAAACCGGTGGCCTCCACGAGTCAACAGGCGGTGACGGAAGTTAAAAATCTTCCCTCACAATCGGACAAGGACGACGTGACGTCAGACTCATCTGATACTGAAACTGAGGACAATGCTAAATACGCTTCGGAGACCAACAACAAGTTTAAGTGCTCAGAATGCAGTGAGGTGTTTGTCCACCAGGAAGATTTGGATGGACACTTGGGGACGCACATTGGGAAGAAACCGCCGAATTCCGTAGGTGTTACGGAACTCTTCTACACTGTTAACTCTTTTATATGTGCCATTTGTATGAAAATCTTCATGAGTAATGACGCTCTCGTAACGCACATGAGCATACACACAGGCAAGCAAGAGTCGCCCTCCGCTAGCTCGAGTAAGCCCGTGACGGTTGAAGTGAATGGAAAACACGACCTACTGTCTGAACCCGAGAGTCTCTTTGCCCCACTATCATATTCGGACATGACGGAGTCGTCTGGAGACGATCCTGATGGTAAAAGCAGTGTATCGCTGGCGACTACCAACACCTTTGAAGGCGAAGCACACCGCAACGACGAATCTAAAGAGAGAGTGAAACCgtttgcttgctcggtttgtgaTAAAAGCTACTCCAAGAAGGGCACCTTTATGCGACACGTGAGAGTCCACGGAGAGGAGAAATCAAAAGCCGGCGAAGGATCGCAAGCATGCAACAAAGCTGCAGATCGTTTGAAGACCAAGAAGTCTAAACGCCATGTAAAACACTTGAAGTGTGGTCATTGCCAAAAAGGATTTGGCCGTATTAGTCATTTGACTAAACACTTGGAAGAAGCGCACAGTCTGGAGAAACCTTTCGCTTGCCAGTTTTGTGATGAAAAGTTCAGTTTTCCTGAGGCGATGAGGATGCATGTTCAGGACCAACACTCACAAGGTGCGTGCTAG
- the LOC144062325 gene encoding uncharacterized protein LOC144062325, which translates to MCKVQMLRELVKQRLNEAAEKIFDLFEKTIAEYEEELCRSKEENERQRELLDAVFTPQSALDKSDTQHPEEVPLEPQLGWSSRVEQEEPAEPPHIKEEEEDVWSNQDGEQLPSPKEADVSSLPLADRPMKHEDNENGAHSSQLHHSQSEGNRFSGRRKQAHAPLSDMDDHDVTSSETDRSDDAKERPKRSIDGKGDGAHHANDRFFNCSECGKTFSRKGTLNRHMRTHTGEKPFACSFCSKIFSLKHHRDRHMRIHTGEKPFSCLFCPKRFRDRSKMMTHMRTHAPELPISSSPPATTEADKKHFQAPHSLSDNIAPLSDLDDAMSHSSGSEHGVGDDGEETNKNPKKYMCSECGKMFGRMGSLNRHMTTHTGEKPFPCSTCAKSFTSKEHMKRHMMIHTGETPFPCAVCAKRFRDKCEMILHMRTHTGEKPFMCSVCRKCFSRKDDMVLHMRMHTGGHFTCSVCHKRFSSKKYVMIHMRTHTGEKPFGCDACDKRFTYKYQVTRHKCVSSDASEATSQSILLTDD; encoded by the exons atgtgtaaagtGCAAATGTTACGAGAGTTGGTGAAGCAGCGACTAAACGAGGCTGCGGAAAAGATATTCGACCTGTTTGAAAAGACGATCGCGGAGTACGAGGAGGAACTTTGTCGCTCGAAAGAGGAGAACGAGCGGCAACGCGAACTATTGGACGCTGTTTTCACGCCTCAATCTGCGCTAGACAAATCag ACACACAACATCCGGAAGAGGTTCCCCTTGAGCCACAGCTGGGGTGGAGCTCCCGTGTGGAGCAGGAGGAGCCAGCAGAGCCCCCCCACattaaagaagaagaggaggacgTGTGGAGCAATCAGGATGGCGAGCAGCTTCCAAGCCCAAAGGAGGCAGATGTCAGCAGTTTACCGTTGGCTGATCGTCCTATGAAACATGAAGACAATGAAAACGGAGCTCACTCCTCCCAGCTTCACCACAGTCAAAGTGAAGGGAACAGATTCTCTGGCAGAAGAAAACAAGCACACGCTCCACTGTCCGATATGGACGATCATGACGTCACGTCATCCGAGACAGATCGCAGCGACGACGCCAAAGAACGTCCAAAGCGCTCTATTGATGGCAAAGGCGACGGCGCGCATCACGCCAACGACCGATTCTTCAACTGCTCCGAATGCGGCAAGACGTTCAGCCGGAAGGGAACTTTGAACCGACACATGAGGAcgcacaccggagagaaacctttCGCTTGCTCGTTTTGCTCTAAAATCTTTTCTCTAAAGCATCACAGGGACCGTCACATGCGAATACACACCGGGGAGAAACCCTTTTCCTGTTTATTTTGCCCTAAAAGATTCCGAGACAGGTCCAAAATGATGACGCACATGAGAACGCACGCTCCTGAGCTGCCGATTTCCTCCAGTCCACCCGCAACAACAGAAGCTGACAAAAAACACTTCCAAGCTCCTCACTCACTttcagacaacatagctccacTATCAGACCTGGACGACGCCATGTCACACTCTTCCGGGAGCGAGCACGGTGTCGGTGACGACGGCGAAGAAACTAACAAGAACCCCAAAAAGTACATGTGTTCCGAATGCGGCAAAATGTTCGGCCGCATGGGAAGTTTGAACCGACACATGACGAcgcacaccggagagaaacctttCCCTTGCTCAACTTGCGCGAAAAGCTTCACTTCTAAGGAACACATGAAAAGACACATGATGATCCACACGGGTGAGACACCCTTCCCCTGCGCCGTGTGCGCAAAAAGATTTCGAGATAAGTGCGAAATGATACTGCACATGAGAACGCACACGGGTGAGAAACCCTTCATGTGCTCGGTTTGTCGCAAGTGTTTCTCTCGGAAGGACGATATGGTGTTACACATGAGAATGCACACGGGCGGACATTTCACCTGCTCTGTTTGCCATAAAAGATTCTCCAGTAAAAAGTATGTGATGATACACATGAGGACACACACAGGGGAGAAGCCGTTCGGTTGCGACGCGTGCGACAAGAGGTTCACGTATAAGTACCAGGTAACCAGACACAAGTGCGTGAGTTCAGACGCATCGGAAGCGACGTCACAATCAATTTTGTTGACCGACGATTAG
- the LOC144062155 gene encoding uncharacterized protein LOC144062155 has translation MCKVRMLRTLVKQRLNVAVEEIFELFERTIAEYEEELCRSKEENERQRELLDAVYKSRVGLHGADIQQVLVESQDGVPFDHTQQERGSNVHVKEEEEDVRLRLDGEAEITAVTLTEVPVKSEDDDAPSSLLHHREENTSSSSSRHCGESQPHNSALDDTMSHSSDTDLGDDTKKTYKSSPGNVSPFICSECGKTFVQKFTLNRHMRIHTGEKPFSCTVCARSFSRKSEMTTHALSHTGEKPFKCAVCDKTFSVKKYMMAHMRTHSREKPFTCAICAKDFSTKAHLKIHTRTHTGEKPFSCEVCDRNFTRKSEMITHMATHTGEKPFDCSICAKSFSARKYLMMHMKRHTAGKPFTCAICAKNFSSKAYVMIHMRTHTGERLFSCDTCDKTFTFRTQVNNHVCNGEKNSKNNNTPPPFISNLLKFSRDVVWSCEKRAGNMCKMRILRALVKQRLNLAAEEIFGLFERTIAEYEVELCRTREENEHQRLLLGAVASTLHQVGRRAEDVQHELVETTNEVPSKHQECSSKVKQEEPAELPCIKEEDVWSTQGGEADITTFTVSSENAEARSSQLHEVNQVAAGSSSSSQHTSSVHFGCSECGKTFSQKGNLIIHMRTHSGEKPFACSYCDRRFYTKHHVKRHTTIHTGEKPFSCSFCGKRFRDKFEMIKHTRTHTGEKPFICSVCAKGFSRRSSLRLHVQQHSEEDRLTQNVTSEADGGKDSDHGLLHSSKTDHSVSTKNDSNSDLIYIINNNQLNCPICGKTFGQKCSLIRHMRIHTGEKPFSCSVCGKSFRDRFEMLKHMRTHTGETPFDCGLCKKRFNFKVQVKRHKCTGASDNAGGIGTF, from the exons atgtgtaaagtcCGAATGTTGAGAACGTTGGTGAAGCAGCGACTAAACGTGGCTGTCGAAGagatatttgaactatttgaaaGGACGATAGCGGAGTACGAGGAGGAACTGTGTCGAAGCAAAgaggagaacgagcgacaacgCGAACTACTGGACGCTGTTTACAAGTCTCGGGTTGGACTTCATGGAGCAG ACATCCAGCAGGTGTTGGTGGAGAGTCAAGACGGGGTTCCTTTTGACCATACGCAGCAAGAAAGGGGCTCCAATGTGCATgttaaagaagaagaggaagatgtGCGGCTCAGACTGGATGGGGAGGCTGAGATCACCGCAGTCACATTGACTGAGGTCCCtgtgaagagtgaagatgatGACGCTCCATCCTCACTGCTTCATCACAGAGAGGAGAAcacaagcagcagctcaagtaGACACTGTGGAGAATCACAACCACACAACTCAGCTTTGGATGACACAATGTCACACTCTTCTGACACTGACCTTGGCGATGACACCAAAAAGACTTATAAGAGCTCTCCCGGTAATGTCAGTCCGTTTATCTGCTCCGAATGCGGCAAAACGTTTGTCCAAAAATTCACTTTGAACAGACACATGAGGATCCACACAGGGGAAAAACCTTTCAGCTGCACTGTTTGCGCTCGGAGCTTCTCGAGGAAGTCGGAAATGACCACTCACGCGTTATCGCACACGGGAGAGAAGCCTTTCAAGTGCGCCGTGTGCGACAAAACATTTTCCGTAAAGAAATACATGATGGCACACATGAGGACGCACTCCAGAGAGAAACCTTTCACCTGCGCGATTTGCGCAAAAGATTTCTCTACAAAAGCGCATTTGAAGATACACACCAGGacacacactggggaaaagCCTTTCAGCTGCGAAGTTTGCGACAGAAACTTCACGAGGAAGTCGGAAATGATAACGCACATGGCGACgcacacgggcgagaagccATTCGACTGTTCCATCTGCGCCAAAAGTTTCTCGGCCAGGAAATATTTGATGATGCACATGAAAAGACACACAGCGGGGAAACCTTTTACTTGCGCCATATGCGCTAAAAACTTCTCCAGTAAAGCATATGTTATGATACACATGAGGACGCACACGGGGGAAAGACTGTTCAGCTGTGACACTTGtgataaaacatttacatttaggACCCAGGTCAACAACCATGTGTGTAATGGGGAGAAAAATAGCAAGAATAACAAT ACACCGCCCCCTTTCATATCTAACTTGCTGAAGTTTAGCAGAGACGTAGTGTGGTCGTGTGAAAAACGTGCAGGAAATATGTGCAAGATGAGAATCCTGAGAGCGTTGGTGAAGCAACGACTCAACTTGGCCGCGGAGGAGATATTCGGACTGTTTGAGAGAACCATAGCGGAGTACGAGGTGGAACTTTGTCGAACCAGAGAGGAGAATGAACATCAACGTTTGCTGCTGGGAGCCGTTGCATCCACTTTGCATCAAGTGGGGCGACGCGCTGAAG ACGTCCAGCATGAGTTGGTGGAAACCACGAACGAGGTTCCCTCAAAGCATCAGGAATGCAGCTCTAAGGTGAAACAGGAAGAGCCAGCAGAGCTCCCCTGCATTAAAGAAGAGGATGTGTGGAGCACTCAGGGTGGGGAGGCTGATATCACCACGTTCACAGTGAGCAGTGAAAATGCCGAAGCTCGGTCGTCACAGCTTCACGAGGTCAACCAAGTGGCAGCAGGCAGCAGCTCCTCCAGTCAACACACGTCAAGCGTCCACTTCGGCTGCTCCGAATGCGGCAAAACGTTCAGCCAGAAGGGCAATCTGATCATCCACATGAGGACGCACAGCGGAGAGAAACCTTTCGCGTGTTCCTACTGCGACCGAAGATTCTACACAAAGCATCACGTGAAGAGACACACCACCATTCACACGGGCGAGAAGCCCTTTTCCTGTTCGTTCTGCGGCAAACGATTCCGGGATAAGTTTGAGATGATAAAACACACGAGAACGCACACAGGCGAGAAGCCATTCATCTGCTCGGTTTGCGCTAAAGGCTTCTCTCGGAGATCGTCACTACGGTTACACGTGCAACAACACTCCGAGGAGGATCGCCTGACGCAAAACGTCACCTCAGAAGCCGATGGAGGAAAGGATTCGGACCACGGGCTGTTGCACTCTTCCAAAACTGATCACAGTGTCTCCACTAAAAATGATTCTAACAGTGATTTGATATACATCATCAACAACAATCAACTGAATTGCCCTATATGTGGGAAAACATTTGGCCAGAAGTGTAGCTTGATAAGACATATGAGAATACACACGGGGGAGAAACCCTTCTCCTGTTCGGTTTGCGGCAAAAGCTTCCGGGACAGGTTCGAAATGCTGAAGCACATGAGAACGCACACTGGTGAGACGCCGTTTGATTGCGGCTTGTGTAAGAAGAGATTTAATTTTAAGGTGCAAGTCAAGAGACACAAGTGTACTGGAGCCAGTGACAATGCAGGAGGGATTGGGACTTTCTGA